From the genome of Solidesulfovibrio carbinolicus, one region includes:
- a CDS encoding DUF47 domain-containing protein: MLCPSLRFLGPRRQDYLPGLLDHYVPIARGMALLGEALGRSLAAGQDAGFKVLAGEIDILEAEADKIKRRIRNHLPAGFLMVIDKTLFLNYTRSQDNILDAVQEAVVWLGLGEFAMPRDLAEAMIECVAQARRTVELLEPALSETVDHVLAGRSDRGEVKGRMHEIRLQHLKVVRSKRSLIAAAYASELEFARVYQIIRFVEYVFRASHSAEGCADILRAMLAR, translated from the coding sequence ATGCTTTGCCCTTCCCTGCGATTTCTCGGCCCTCGCCGCCAGGATTACCTCCCGGGGCTGCTCGACCACTACGTGCCCATCGCCCGGGGCATGGCCCTTTTGGGCGAGGCTCTGGGGCGCAGCCTGGCCGCCGGACAGGACGCGGGATTTAAGGTGCTGGCCGGCGAGATCGACATCCTCGAAGCCGAGGCCGACAAGATCAAGCGGCGCATCCGCAATCACCTGCCGGCCGGCTTTCTCATGGTCATCGACAAGACGCTGTTTCTCAACTACACGCGCAGCCAGGACAATATCCTCGACGCCGTGCAGGAAGCCGTGGTCTGGCTGGGACTTGGCGAATTCGCCATGCCGCGCGACCTGGCCGAGGCCATGATCGAATGCGTGGCCCAGGCCCGGCGCACGGTGGAGCTTTTGGAACCGGCCTTGTCCGAAACCGTGGACCATGTGCTGGCCGGGCGCAGCGACCGGGGCGAGGTCAAGGGACGGATGCACGAAATCCGGCTGCAGCACCTCAAGGTGGTGCGCTCCAAACGCTCGCTCATTGCCGCCGCCTACGCCTCGGAGCTGGAATTCGCCCGGGTCTACCAGATCATCCGGTTCGTGGAGTACGTGTTTCGGGCCAGCCACAGCGCCGAGGGTTGCGCCGACATCCTGCGGGCCATGCTGGCCCGCTAG
- a CDS encoding DNA polymerase IV produces MAAILHLDMDAFFASVEQHDEPSLKGKPVIIGHHHRGVVSAASYEARVYGVRSAMPVSEAKRRCPHGVFLPGNRRRYSEVSRVVMATLGRFSPLVEPASIDEAYVDISGCETLFGPPETMARAMKAAIREATGLPCSVGVAPVKFIAKIASDYDKPDGLTIVSPETALDFLGPLPVSKIPGVGKRAEESLARLGIRVVADIRRHEPEFLARHCGKWGLDLYDKAHARGSAVVCTDREAKSVSAENTFEADTADRDILAAWLLKQAERVGRELRQEGLRGRTVTIKLKFNTFKQITRSRTLAEPTASDSAIFETARALLEAEPLPHPLRLIGVGVSQFGEPPRQLALLEPPGKKQARHDAQIDAALDRIRDKFGKAAIMRGRLFEYERKGERKEEDASGGRGPEAPGPPIGRKV; encoded by the coding sequence ATGGCCGCGATCCTCCATCTCGACATGGACGCCTTTTTCGCCTCCGTGGAACAGCACGACGAGCCTTCCCTCAAAGGCAAACCCGTCATTATCGGCCACCACCACCGGGGCGTGGTCTCGGCCGCCTCCTACGAGGCCCGGGTCTACGGCGTGCGCTCGGCCATGCCCGTGTCCGAAGCCAAACGCCGCTGTCCCCATGGCGTGTTCCTGCCCGGCAACCGCCGCCGCTACAGCGAGGTCTCCCGCGTCGTCATGGCCACCCTCGGCAGGTTTTCCCCCCTGGTCGAACCCGCCTCCATCGACGAGGCCTACGTCGACATCAGCGGCTGCGAGACGCTTTTCGGGCCGCCCGAAACCATGGCCCGGGCCATGAAGGCCGCCATCCGCGAGGCCACGGGCTTGCCCTGTTCCGTGGGCGTCGCGCCGGTCAAATTCATCGCCAAGATCGCCTCGGACTACGACAAGCCCGACGGGCTCACCATCGTCAGCCCGGAAACCGCCCTGGATTTCCTGGGGCCCCTGCCTGTGTCCAAGATTCCGGGCGTGGGCAAACGCGCCGAGGAGAGTCTCGCCCGCCTGGGCATCCGGGTGGTGGCCGACATCCGCCGCCACGAGCCGGAATTTTTGGCCCGCCACTGCGGCAAATGGGGCCTGGACCTCTACGACAAGGCCCACGCCCGGGGCAGCGCCGTGGTCTGCACCGACCGCGAAGCCAAATCCGTCAGCGCCGAGAACACCTTCGAAGCCGATACCGCCGACCGCGACATCCTGGCCGCCTGGCTCCTCAAACAGGCCGAACGCGTGGGCCGCGAACTGCGCCAGGAAGGCCTTCGCGGCCGCACCGTCACCATCAAGCTCAAGTTCAACACGTTTAAGCAGATCACCCGCAGCCGCACCCTGGCCGAACCCACCGCCTCGGACAGCGCCATCTTCGAAACCGCCCGGGCGCTGCTCGAGGCCGAACCCCTGCCGCACCCCCTGCGCCTCATCGGCGTCGGCGTCTCCCAGTTTGGCGAGCCGCCCCGCCAACTCGCCCTCCTCGAACCGCCGGGCAAAAAGCAAGCCCGCCACGACGCCCAAATAGACGCCGCCCTGGACCGCATCCGCGACAAGTTCGGCAAGGCCGCCATTATGCGGGGGAGACTGTTCGAATATGAGCGAAAAGGGGAGAGAAAAGAGGAAGATGCCTCCGGCGGCCGGGGGCCTGAGGCCCCCGGCCCCCCCATCGGGAGAAAGGTTTAA
- a CDS encoding efflux RND transporter periplasmic adaptor subunit translates to MRRLLLRPLPTCLSLLLLAALACLSGCGDQDAAKKQADAKPAEPPAVLVQAKKPVVADVPVYGEYVGRVAAKENIEVRARVEGYLKERNFTEGALVKKGDLLFVIEPRQYQENLQKARAELDRQNALLAKAKVDLGRFEQLYKQRAVSRDEYDTRLTNERELAANTDSAKTAVETAERDLGYTRVTAPIAGRIGKSLVNVGNLVGKGDNTLLAEISSTDPMYVDFSISERDYLEFTKALMAGGDKPREYPLTLILADDSIYPLTGDADMADRALDAKTGTLAVRGVFKNPQGVLKPGQFAKVRALLEHRKGALLVPQRAIIDVQGSKSVYVVAGNGKIEAKAVTLGGSKDGNFVIDSGLAPTDMVVVEGVSKIRPGVPAKIVEAEAPAAAPAAAPAAKP, encoded by the coding sequence ATGCGCCGACTGTTGCTGCGCCCCCTGCCGACCTGTCTGTCTCTGCTGCTGCTTGCCGCCCTGGCCTGCCTGTCCGGTTGCGGCGACCAGGACGCGGCCAAGAAACAGGCAGACGCCAAACCGGCCGAACCGCCGGCAGTGTTGGTGCAGGCCAAAAAGCCCGTGGTGGCCGATGTGCCGGTCTACGGCGAATATGTGGGACGGGTGGCGGCCAAGGAAAACATCGAAGTCCGCGCCCGGGTGGAGGGCTATCTCAAGGAGCGCAACTTCACCGAAGGCGCGCTGGTCAAAAAGGGCGATCTGCTTTTCGTCATCGAACCGCGCCAGTATCAGGAAAACCTGCAGAAAGCCCGGGCCGAGCTGGATCGCCAGAACGCGCTTTTGGCCAAGGCCAAAGTCGATCTCGGCCGTTTCGAGCAGCTCTATAAACAGCGCGCCGTCAGCCGCGACGAATACGACACCCGGCTGACCAACGAACGTGAGCTGGCCGCCAACACCGACAGCGCCAAAACCGCCGTGGAAACTGCTGAGCGCGACCTCGGCTACACCCGGGTCACCGCTCCCATCGCCGGGCGCATCGGCAAGTCCCTGGTCAACGTGGGCAACCTCGTCGGCAAGGGCGACAACACGCTTTTGGCCGAAATCTCCTCCACCGACCCCATGTACGTCGATTTCTCCATCAGCGAACGCGACTATCTCGAATTCACCAAGGCCCTCATGGCCGGCGGCGACAAGCCCCGGGAATATCCCCTCACGCTCATCCTGGCCGACGACTCCATTTATCCCCTCACCGGCGACGCCGACATGGCCGACCGGGCCCTGGACGCCAAAACCGGCACCCTGGCCGTGCGCGGCGTCTTCAAAAACCCCCAAGGCGTGCTCAAGCCCGGCCAGTTCGCCAAGGTCCGGGCTTTGCTGGAGCACCGCAAGGGCGCGCTGCTCGTGCCCCAACGGGCCATCATCGACGTCCAGGGCAGCAAGTCCGTCTACGTCGTGGCCGGCAACGGCAAGATCGAGGCCAAGGCCGTGACACTGGGCGGCTCCAAGGACGGCAACTTCGTCATCGACTCGGGGCTGGCCCCCACGGACATGGTCGTCGTGGAAGGCGTTTCCAAGATTCGGCCCGGCGTGCCGGCCAAGATCGTCGAGGCCGAGGCCCCGGCCGCCGCGCCGGCTGCCGCGCCGGCAGCCAAGCCCTAG
- a CDS encoding Fur family transcriptional regulator has protein sequence MKPPRSERLQAIIARLHACGYRVTPQREAILAAMADSPDHPTAEAVHRRLLPAIPDLSLATVYKTLTALKACGEVLELQFSNQDNRYDAARPKPHPHLICQGCGAVTDPDLPDVEAMAQALAEATGYAITSHRLDFFGLCPACRARDAAD, from the coding sequence ATGAAACCGCCGCGCTCGGAACGTCTCCAAGCCATCATCGCCCGCCTGCACGCCTGCGGCTACCGGGTCACGCCCCAGCGCGAGGCCATTCTGGCGGCCATGGCCGACAGCCCGGACCATCCCACGGCCGAGGCCGTGCATCGCCGGCTGCTCCCGGCCATCCCTGACCTGAGCCTGGCCACGGTCTACAAGACGCTCACGGCGCTCAAGGCCTGCGGCGAGGTGCTGGAGTTGCAGTTCAGCAACCAGGACAACCGCTACGACGCGGCCCGGCCCAAGCCCCATCCGCATCTGATCTGCCAGGGCTGCGGCGCGGTGACCGACCCCGACCTGCCGGACGTGGAGGCCATGGCCCAGGCCCTGGCCGAGGCCACGGGCTACGCCATCACTTCCCATCGCCTGGATTTCTTCGGCCTGTGCCCGGCCTGCCGGGCGCGCGACGCGGCGGACTAG